A region from the uncultured Bacteroides sp. genome encodes:
- a CDS encoding TonB-dependent receptor: protein MKKQIQIQVKKVLFLLLPLLGLSATALAREWNYPGIASSSSVSVQQQKELKITGHVMEQDGSPVIGATVRVENSSIGTITDISGHYSIAVPAGSKITYSYIGYKTVTHIVSASGEVNITFQEDSKVIDEVVVVGYGVQKKATLSGSVSSVSGQEIAKSPAMNVTNSMAGTVPGLVVVSQSGEPGADYSNLYIRGKSSLNNNSPLIVVDGVPNRSLERIDPSTIDNITVLKDASAAIYGSQAANGVILVTTKRGKVEKLGITASYSAGWSQPTKTPKLTNASEYATLVNEITPDTYTAEEIRKYADGSDPWRYPNTDWFGEVLKTWSMQQNANVTMSGGNEKLQAYVSLSTRHQDGFFKNSGSKYAQHDLRANIDGKINNYISLSVDASARLEESNFLSVGSARLFRDLMTASPLLPAVWPNGLPGPPLDLQNQNNPVVQSTAKSGYNKGENYVFNINAKVNVKIPWVEGLSLTGIAAIDRGLDYTKQFSKKYELYTWDGVSTGSDGLPSLVKGQYGSSSNLIQQLDISKEYMLNLLVNYQRTFAKVHDVSLLAGIESIENNSNWFSAERRNYTVDFPDELNFGDPNSQYASGSNPGKNRWMNYFGRVNYSYMSKYIAEFVWRYQGSSKFASDTRWGFFPGVSVAYRISEEDFWKNSKMGNLISNLKLRASWGKTGNDLIDPYQFYSLYAKYWQDFVDGSQTNNSTYYESLAANVKVQWEVADQMNVGFDLNMFNNRFSLTADYFNNLRSKILIPQTASIPDVTGMTDILPDINLGKVRNQGFDFEMAWSDKVRDFEYRIGLNGGYAKNKIIFFDEAAGAPEWQRQTGHPMNSSLYYQAIGIFHNQAEIDAYPHMDGAVPGDIIFKDVNGDKQITGEDKARIYKSDVPKWTGGMTLVVKYKGFDASVLFQGQAGAVRYVQALGGKDGINYFKSFYDKRWTADNPNANYPRTFNRNEEYWVSSENPNTFWLHRTDFIRLKTIELGYTIPSAIVHKWGLENLRVNVSGMNLFTYAPDMKDFDPELEFKGDGFAGQGYPLQRIITAGISINF, encoded by the coding sequence ATGAAAAAGCAAATTCAAATTCAGGTAAAGAAGGTACTCTTCCTCTTGTTGCCGTTGTTGGGCTTGTCTGCCACGGCCTTAGCCCGTGAATGGAACTATCCGGGAATAGCTTCTTCTTCCTCTGTCTCTGTTCAGCAGCAAAAAGAACTTAAAATTACCGGTCATGTGATGGAGCAGGATGGTAGCCCTGTTATCGGAGCTACTGTGCGTGTAGAAAATTCTTCTATTGGGACTATTACCGATATATCCGGTCATTATTCAATTGCTGTTCCGGCGGGCAGTAAAATCACCTATTCTTATATAGGATATAAGACGGTAACCCATATCGTCTCTGCTTCCGGGGAGGTTAACATCACTTTTCAGGAGGATAGTAAAGTGATTGATGAAGTTGTGGTTGTGGGCTACGGGGTGCAAAAGAAGGCTACGCTTTCCGGCTCGGTGAGTTCTGTCAGCGGACAGGAGATAGCGAAATCTCCTGCGATGAATGTGACGAACTCTATGGCGGGAACTGTTCCCGGTCTGGTGGTTGTCTCTCAGAGTGGCGAGCCGGGAGCGGATTATTCTAATTTGTATATCCGCGGGAAGAGTTCGTTGAACAATAATTCTCCTTTGATAGTGGTTGATGGAGTTCCCAATCGTTCGTTGGAGCGTATTGATCCTTCTACTATTGATAACATTACAGTGCTAAAGGATGCCTCGGCTGCTATTTATGGTTCGCAGGCTGCCAATGGGGTGATTCTTGTGACAACGAAGCGCGGTAAGGTAGAGAAGTTGGGTATTACTGCCTCTTACTCGGCTGGATGGTCTCAGCCTACGAAAACTCCTAAGCTTACTAATGCGTCCGAGTATGCCACCTTGGTGAATGAGATCACTCCGGATACATATACTGCCGAAGAAATTCGGAAGTATGCCGATGGCAGCGACCCTTGGCGTTATCCTAACACGGATTGGTTTGGTGAGGTTTTAAAGACTTGGTCTATGCAGCAGAATGCTAATGTGACTATGTCCGGCGGCAATGAAAAATTACAGGCGTATGTTTCTCTCTCTACCCGTCATCAGGATGGTTTTTTCAAAAATAGTGGGAGCAAGTATGCCCAGCATGATTTGCGTGCTAATATTGACGGTAAGATAAACAATTATATTAGCTTGTCTGTGGATGCGAGTGCGCGTCTGGAGGAGAGTAACTTTTTGTCAGTTGGTTCTGCAAGGCTCTTTCGTGACCTGATGACAGCTAGTCCTCTGCTACCAGCTGTATGGCCCAATGGTCTGCCGGGCCCACCACTGGACTTGCAGAATCAAAATAATCCCGTGGTACAGTCTACCGCCAAGTCGGGTTATAATAAAGGAGAAAACTATGTGTTTAATATCAATGCAAAGGTTAATGTGAAAATACCCTGGGTGGAAGGATTATCGCTAACAGGTATTGCTGCCATAGACCGCGGATTGGATTATACGAAGCAGTTTTCAAAGAAATATGAATTGTATACTTGGGATGGAGTAAGTACAGGTTCCGATGGACTTCCTTCCTTAGTAAAAGGACAGTATGGTTCTTCCAGCAATCTGATTCAGCAATTGGATATTAGCAAAGAGTACATGCTGAACTTGTTGGTGAATTATCAACGGACGTTTGCTAAAGTGCACGATGTTTCTTTATTGGCTGGCATAGAATCGATAGAAAATAACTCAAACTGGTTTAGTGCCGAGCGTAGAAATTATACGGTAGATTTCCCTGATGAACTTAATTTCGGTGACCCGAACAGTCAGTATGCCAGTGGCTCTAATCCGGGAAAGAATCGTTGGATGAATTATTTCGGTCGTGTCAATTATTCTTATATGAGTAAATATATTGCAGAGTTTGTGTGGAGGTATCAGGGATCAAGTAAATTTGCTTCTGATACACGTTGGGGCTTTTTTCCCGGAGTTTCCGTGGCTTACCGAATTTCTGAAGAAGATTTTTGGAAGAACAGTAAAATGGGAAATCTGATAAGTAATCTTAAACTAAGGGCTTCATGGGGAAAGACAGGTAATGATCTCATTGATCCGTATCAGTTCTATTCTCTCTATGCTAAGTATTGGCAGGATTTTGTGGATGGTAGTCAGACGAATAACTCTACTTATTATGAAAGCCTTGCTGCCAACGTGAAGGTACAATGGGAAGTGGCGGATCAGATGAATGTGGGTTTCGACCTGAACATGTTCAATAACCGTTTCTCTCTTACAGCCGATTATTTCAATAATTTGCGTTCCAAGATATTGATTCCTCAAACGGCTTCTATTCCTGATGTTACCGGGATGACAGACATCCTGCCTGATATAAATCTGGGTAAAGTACGTAATCAAGGCTTTGACTTTGAAATGGCATGGTCGGACAAAGTGCGTGATTTTGAATATCGTATTGGCTTGAATGGCGGATATGCTAAGAATAAGATTATTTTCTTTGATGAGGCGGCGGGAGCTCCGGAATGGCAACGACAAACCGGTCACCCCATGAATTCAAGTCTTTATTATCAGGCTATCGGCATCTTCCATAATCAGGCCGAGATAGATGCTTATCCGCACATGGATGGGGCTGTTCCGGGTGATATTATCTTTAAAGATGTGAATGGGGATAAGCAGATAACGGGTGAGGATAAGGCTCGTATCTATAAGAGTGATGTGCCCAAGTGGACGGGCGGTATGACGCTTGTTGTTAAATATAAGGGCTTTGATGCTTCTGTACTCTTTCAGGGACAAGCAGGAGCCGTGCGTTATGTACAGGCTCTGGGTGGTAAGGATGGAATTAATTATTTCAAGTCGTTCTATGATAAACGTTGGACGGCAGACAATCCGAATGCTAATTATCCGCGTACTTTTAATAGGAATGAAGAGTATTGGGTAAGCTCTGAAAATCCGAATACATTCTGGCTTCACCGTACTGATTTTATTCGGTTGAAAACGATAGAACTAGGATATACCATCCCTTCTGCTATTGTTCATAAATGGGGACTTGAAAATTTGCGAGTAAATGTCAGCGGAATGAATCTGTTTACATATGCGCCCGATATGAAGGATTTTGATCCTGAATTGGAGTTTAAAGGTGACGGATTTGCCGGGCAGGGATATCCGTTACAAAGAATCATTACCGCAGGTATTTCTATTAACTTTTAA
- a CDS encoding two-component regulator propeller domain-containing protein has product MRRVIITLFLSLQALFLSSQEFRHYDTMDGLSSIEVTSICENDNFMWIATTDGLNRFDGRNFKVYKRENGNPNSLAGNNIEVLMFDSKGLLWIGLKTGGVDIYDPMKDQFTHLQNITKGKCPHRVISIFEDSEKNIWLGSWEEGLYQLTPNKNKGFDISGYYNGYIISSILEKPKGYLWFGSYFGFFVYDLKGKQWIEQGKGKMAVTQFLDSGEKDALWCSTWNSGLLKMHWKGKKPSGVKIETNYTDKRFLSIFKILQAAANNLYLGTWGEGIKMINTNDQKMQLLSNKYFDASLINSLYRDKHNDIWIGTFGKGIYRFNPDENGIKRFPDSHELPVSAMSLTSVENNSILVGTQGKGVYLCKLSDSSIISKSEDAQSGALNNYILSMYSDRQFIMVGHDGYGFLYNFKDSKAHKEVRLKSYRADKQLEKITSFFYDDNDGRMWIGSKQNGLMSVLPDKQKKNFEHYTHYDSFGRDEITGFAPYDKHHLWISSHSGLYLFNTQTNKIEKDGYIISDEIVYSIAINKQTHCLWIGTSTDLLQIDKGSTKTHSVFPSDILPKGAIKDLTLDSESNLWFSIGGRIFCYMTRQKMIKEINATIFGKHTILSASRAIIDSREHIVFGSTDYLIIIDPHLALNQPDNTKILLTELLIDHQRVKAGEKVHNKIVLTKETEYVSSIELSYKSKWVTLSFTETGTDFYNNKYQYRIRGFSENWQYLNLSYPISFSQLTPGTYVLEIREYDGFTDKPVCWSMDITVIPPWWNTGWFYTLLVIFIAIILGLAAYIVLQRYKRQQMRRLHKIERLKQEELLREKESFFAGLSHDLLTPFSLIMAPANDLLRESTKEDPQREKLEIIAKNASFLSDIFSTILDFKRAELSDSEVKERKTEIVSFTRLIVQSFAYLAKSKQIALFYQPSITELYLLTDHVKIERILYNLISNSLKYTSVEGTITVSLEYDEVQARLHYRIKDNGAGIEKINQEKIFDKFYREPKYIRNNISQGFGIGLYVVKRFVAMLNGELSIASEPGEGTEIRISLPAAICSCEEEKEVENSYKQDDANTLLLVEDNEELREYLKSKFTEAHFSVITARNGNEAMKLVTEYMPEIVVSDVMMPEGDGFTLCREIKGNSLYADIFVIFLTARASTDDELQGYKAGADIYVKKPFDPDALVNQMINISQTRQKRKAQLLGKLISPDSKDIDFDPRDQFLQQSMKVIEEHLMEADFKIDEFAAEMNASKTVLHRKFRTLVGQTPNQFIRTIRLRKAVNLLNNTELSIAEIAYLTGFNQSHYFIKCFREVYEDTPKNFRQKKQEQKNK; this is encoded by the coding sequence ATGAGACGAGTTATAATCACCTTATTCTTATCACTACAAGCACTGTTTCTATCCTCACAGGAGTTCCGACATTATGACACAATGGATGGATTATCCAGTATTGAAGTAACCTCGATCTGTGAGAATGACAACTTCATGTGGATTGCCACAACCGACGGACTCAATCGTTTTGATGGTCGAAATTTTAAAGTGTACAAAAGAGAAAACGGCAACCCCAACAGCCTGGCAGGCAATAACATTGAAGTGCTGATGTTTGATAGCAAAGGATTGTTATGGATAGGACTAAAAACGGGAGGTGTAGATATCTATGACCCTATGAAAGATCAATTCACTCATTTACAAAACATCACTAAGGGGAAATGCCCCCACCGCGTTATCTCCATCTTTGAAGATTCAGAAAAGAATATATGGCTAGGAAGCTGGGAAGAAGGTCTCTATCAGCTCACTCCAAACAAAAATAAAGGTTTTGATATATCAGGCTACTACAATGGATACATCATCTCCAGCATTTTAGAAAAGCCCAAAGGATATCTCTGGTTCGGAAGTTATTTCGGTTTTTTTGTTTATGATCTGAAAGGAAAACAATGGATAGAACAAGGAAAAGGAAAGATGGCTGTCACTCAGTTTCTAGATTCCGGCGAGAAAGATGCTTTGTGGTGTTCCACCTGGAATTCGGGACTACTAAAAATGCATTGGAAAGGAAAGAAGCCCTCGGGTGTCAAAATAGAAACCAACTATACAGACAAGAGATTCCTGTCTATTTTTAAAATATTGCAGGCTGCGGCAAATAACCTATATCTCGGCACATGGGGCGAAGGGATAAAGATGATCAATACAAATGATCAAAAGATGCAATTACTAAGCAATAAATACTTTGATGCTTCGCTTATAAACTCTCTTTATAGGGATAAACACAATGACATATGGATTGGAACTTTCGGCAAAGGTATCTATCGCTTCAATCCGGATGAAAACGGCATTAAGCGTTTTCCCGATTCACATGAACTCCCTGTATCAGCCATGTCGCTCACTTCCGTAGAGAATAATTCCATTCTGGTAGGCACACAAGGCAAAGGCGTGTACCTGTGTAAGCTATCGGACAGTAGCATCATCAGCAAATCTGAAGATGCACAAAGCGGAGCACTCAACAACTACATTTTATCAATGTACTCCGACCGACAGTTTATCATGGTCGGACACGACGGATACGGATTTCTATATAATTTTAAAGATAGTAAAGCACACAAAGAGGTGAGATTAAAATCTTACCGGGCCGACAAGCAATTGGAGAAAATAACCTCTTTTTTTTATGACGACAATGATGGGCGTATGTGGATAGGTTCCAAACAAAACGGCCTAATGTCCGTCTTGCCTGATAAACAGAAAAAGAACTTTGAACATTACACACATTACGACTCTTTCGGGCGTGACGAGATTACCGGCTTCGCACCATACGATAAACATCATCTATGGATTTCATCACATAGCGGACTGTACCTATTCAACACGCAAACAAACAAAATAGAAAAAGACGGGTACATCATATCCGACGAGATAGTATACAGCATAGCCATCAATAAACAGACACACTGCCTATGGATAGGTACCTCTACTGATCTGTTGCAGATAGATAAAGGTTCTACGAAGACACATAGTGTTTTCCCTTCGGACATCCTGCCCAAAGGAGCTATTAAGGATTTGACACTGGACTCGGAAAGTAATCTGTGGTTTTCTATCGGAGGCCGTATTTTTTGCTACATGACCAGGCAGAAGATGATCAAAGAGATAAATGCTACCATATTCGGGAAACATACCATTCTTTCAGCATCGCGTGCCATCATTGATAGTAGAGAACATATCGTTTTCGGCAGTACAGATTATCTGATCATCATTGATCCTCACCTGGCACTAAATCAGCCCGATAATACCAAAATATTACTTACCGAACTACTAATAGACCATCAGAGAGTGAAAGCAGGAGAAAAAGTACACAATAAAATAGTGTTGACCAAAGAGACAGAGTATGTATCTTCCATCGAATTATCCTATAAATCAAAATGGGTAACACTCTCCTTTACAGAAACCGGAACTGATTTTTATAATAATAAATATCAGTATCGCATTCGCGGATTTAGCGAGAACTGGCAATACCTGAACCTCTCCTATCCTATTTCATTCTCACAACTCACTCCCGGAACTTATGTGCTGGAGATAAGAGAATACGACGGATTCACTGATAAACCGGTTTGTTGGTCAATGGATATTACGGTTATCCCCCCTTGGTGGAATACCGGATGGTTCTACACACTACTTGTCATTTTCATTGCCATTATTCTAGGGTTGGCAGCCTATATAGTCTTACAACGTTATAAGAGACAACAAATGAGACGATTACACAAGATTGAAAGGCTAAAACAGGAAGAACTCTTACGGGAAAAAGAAAGTTTCTTTGCCGGATTATCTCATGATCTGCTAACACCATTTTCGCTTATCATGGCTCCTGCCAATGATTTGTTACGCGAGAGTACAAAAGAAGATCCGCAACGTGAAAAGCTGGAAATAATAGCCAAGAACGCCTCCTTCTTATCCGATATATTCAGCACGATACTCGACTTCAAAAGAGCCGAGTTATCCGATTCGGAAGTAAAAGAGAGAAAGACCGAAATAGTATCGTTCACCCGTCTAATAGTCCAATCCTTTGCATATCTGGCTAAATCAAAGCAAATAGCATTATTTTATCAACCCTCAATAACCGAACTCTATCTGCTCACCGATCATGTGAAAATAGAACGGATACTCTATAACCTGATCAGCAACTCTCTGAAATACACTTCAGTAGAAGGAACAATTACGGTTTCTCTGGAATATGATGAAGTTCAGGCAAGGTTACATTACCGAATAAAAGATAACGGAGCAGGAATAGAAAAAATCAATCAGGAAAAGATTTTTGATAAGTTCTATCGAGAACCTAAATATATCCGAAACAATATCTCACAAGGATTTGGCATAGGACTGTATGTTGTGAAACGCTTTGTCGCCATGCTGAATGGAGAGCTATCCATTGCTTCGGAACCCGGAGAAGGAACCGAAATCAGGATTTCTCTGCCTGCTGCTATCTGTTCCTGTGAAGAGGAAAAAGAAGTTGAAAACAGCTATAAACAGGACGATGCAAATACTCTCCTTTTAGTAGAAGACAACGAAGAGCTGAGGGAATACCTCAAAAGCAAATTTACAGAAGCACATTTCTCCGTGATTACAGCGAGAAACGGAAATGAAGCGATGAAACTCGTAACGGAATACATGCCCGAAATTGTAGTATCGGACGTGATGATGCCGGAAGGAGATGGTTTTACTTTATGTCGGGAGATAAAAGGAAACAGTCTCTATGCGGATATATTCGTGATATTCCTCACAGCAAGAGCATCAACAGATGATGAACTACAAGGATACAAAGCCGGAGCGGACATCTATGTAAAAAAACCTTTTGATCCAGATGCTCTAGTTAATCAAATGATAAACATCAGCCAGACGCGTCAGAAAAGAAAAGCACAACTCTTGGGAAAACTGATCTCTCCCGACAGCAAGGACATTGATTTTGATCCCAGAGACCAGTTTCTACAGCAGTCCATGAAAGTTATTGAAGAGCATCTGATGGAAGCCGATTTCAAGATTGATGAGTTTGCGGCAGAGATGAATGCCAGCAAGACAGTATTGCACCGCAAGTTTCGGACATTGGTAGGGCAAACGCCTAATCAATTTATCCGCACAATACGCCTACGAAAGGCAGTAAATTTGCTAAACAATACCGAGCTGAGTATTGCAGAAATTGCTTATCTCACAGGGTTTAATCAATCACATTACTTTATAAAATGCTTCCGGGAGGTGTATGAGGATACCCCTAAAAATTTCCGACAGAAAAAACAGGAACAAAAGAATAAATAG